Below is a window of Mycolicibacterium rhodesiae NBB3 DNA.
GCAGCCTTGGTGCCTCAGAGAACCAGGTGACGATCGCGCTCGTGTCCAACTCGCAGATGACGGACGCGCAGAAGCTGTCGACGGAGTTCGAAAGGGAGAACCCCGGTACCAAGCTGAAGTTCATCACGCTGTCGGAGAACCAGGCGCGCGCCAAGATCACCATGTCGACAGCGATGGGCGGCAGTGAATTCGACGTGGTGATGATCAGCAACTTCGAGACGCCGCAGTGGGCCAAAGATGGCTGGCTGATGAACCTTTCGGAGTTCGCCAAGAACACCCCGGGCTACGACCAGGACGACTTCATCCCCTCGTTGCGGGAGTCGCTGTCGTACGAGGGCAACATGTATGCGGTTCCGTTCTACGGCGAATCGTCGTTCTTGATGTACCGCAAGGATCTGTTCGAGCAGGCCGGTATCAAGGTCAACCCGGATCCGGACTACCAGCCGCAGTGGCAGGAGGTCGCGGAATGGGCCAGGACGATCAAGGAAAAGAATGCCGCCGATGCGGGAATCTGCCTGCGCGGCAAGCCCGGCTGGGGTGAGGTGCTGGCGCCGCTGGACACCGTCATCAACACATTCGGTGGACGCTGGTTCGATGAGCAATGGAACGCGCAACTCGACAGCCCCGAGGTGAGCAAGGCCGTCAACTTCTACGTCGACCTCATCAACGACGCCGGTGAACTCGGCGCTTCGTCGACCGGATTCCAGGAGTGCGCAAACCTCTTCGGCCAGGGCCAGACGGCGATGTGGTACGACGCGACGTCGGCCGTCTCGGTACTTGAGGACCCCCAGACCTACCCGGACCTCGTCGGCAAGATCGGCTACCTGCCGGCGCCGATCGTCGAGAAGCCGGACTCGGGCTGGCTGTATACCTGGGCTCTCGGAATTCCAAAGCACGCCAAGAATCCCGAAGGTGCCTGGAAGTTCATCTCGTGGATGACGAGCAAGGACTACATGAAGTTGGTCGGTGAGAAGCTCGGATGGGCTCGTGTCCCACCGGGAAGCAGGACATCGACGTACACCGATCTGCCTGAGTACGAGGCGATCTCCCAGTCCTACGGGCCGCTGACGCTTCGGTCGATCGAGAACGCGACACCGAACAAGCCCACGGTGCAACCGGTTCCATACACGGGAGTGCAGTTCGTCGGCATCCCTGAGTTCCAGGACCTCGGAACGAGAGTGAGTCAGCAGATCAGCGCAGCGATCGCCGGGCAGAAGTCGGTGGATGACGCGCTCTCCCAAGCACAGGAATACGCCGAGGTCGTCGGCCGGACATATCAGGAGAAGTGATGACTTCATCTTCGCTAACCGCTGACCTTAACGCTGACACCAGTCAGGACGCCGTCGCTGAACGAGTCCGAAAGATCCGGGAGGCGCAGGGAGTCGGGGTGAGCCGTGCCGAAGGCTGGCGCAGGCGCGGACCGCTACTCCCTGCGCTCATCTTCATGATCGTCGTCACGCAGATCCCGTTCCTCTTCACGCTGTACTACTCGACGCTGTCCTGGAACCTGGTACGGCCGGGCTCACGCCAATTCGTCGGTCTGAACAACTACATCGCCGTCGCGAAGGACAGTCAGTTCTGGACCGTGGCCTTCAACACGGTTGTCCTGATCGTCGGGGTCGTGTTGATCTCGGCGTTCCTCGGCCTGCTGCTGGCACTACTGCTGGATCGCGCGTTCCTGGGACGCGGCATCGTCCGGACCCTGCTGATCACCCCGTTTCTCGTGACACCCGTTGCAGCGGCACTGATCTGGAAGACCACGATCCTCGATCCGACGAACGGCATCCTGAACTGGGTGCTGTCGCTCGTCGGCATCGGACCGGTGGACTGGATCGGTCAGTTTCCGTTGACGATGGTGATGGTCGAACTGATCTGGCAGTGGACGCCGTTCATGATGCTGTTGATCCTCGCCGGCCTCCAGTCGATGCCTCGCGACATCCTGGAGGCCGGTCGAGTCGACGGTGCGGGCGCGTTCCAACTCTTCCGGGAGTTGACGCTGCCCCACCTTCGGCGCTTCATCGAACTGGGTGTGGTGCTCGGCGCGATCTATTTGGTCAACACGTTCGACGCCATCTACATGATGACCCAGGGCGGGCCGGGTATCGCGAGTGCGAACCTGCCGTTCTACATCTATCAGCGAGCGTTCCTTGGCTTCGACATGGGGCAGGCGGCGGCCTACGCCGTGGTGGTGGTGATCTTTACGATGGTCATCGCCAGCTTCGCGCTTCGGTTGATCTTCAAATCATTCTCCGGCAAGGAAGAGGCGGCGTGATGACGACAACAACGGAAAAGTCCACTGCGGTGGAGGATTCGGCGGTCGCGCCGAAGAAGAAGTCCCGGAAGTTCGATGCCTGGGGCGCGGTGGCCTGGCTGGTCGGACTCGGGTTCTTCTTCCCGGTGTTCTGGATGGTGTTGACGTCATTCAAACAAGAGGGCGATGCGGCGACCAGTCCGCCGACGCTGTTCTTCACCCCGACCCTGGATCAGTACGGGAAGGTGTTCGATCAAGGTATCGGGCCCGCCATGCTGAACTCCGTTTGGGCCACGGCCATTTCGACACTTCTGGTGCTGCTCCTCGGCACGCCCGCCGCGTTCGCGTTGTCGTTGCGGCCGGTGCGCAAGACGCAGGATGCGCTGTTCTTCTTCATGAGCACCAAGATGCTGCCCATCGTCGCGGCGATCCTGCCGTTGTATGTGATCGTGTCCAACATCGGTCTACTGGACAACATCTGGGCGCTGGTCATCCTGTACACATCGATGAACCTGCCGATCGCAGTGTGGATGATGCGGTCGTTCTTCCTCGAGGTACCCGGCGAACTGCTCGAAGCTGCCAGCCTCGACGGCGCCAGCCTGTGGCGGTCGGTTCGCGAGGTCATCCTCCCGTTGGTGTCACCGGGCATCGCGGCCACGGCGTTGATCTGTGTGATCTTCGCCTGGAACGAGTTCTTTTTCGCGGTGAACCTGACCGCGGTCAATGCCCAGACCATGCCCGTTTACCTCGTCGGGTTCATCGCCGGTGAGGGTCAGTACTGGGCCGTGTTGTCCGCAGCCGCGACGATGGCCGCCCTTCCCGTGATCCTCTGCGGGTGGTTCGCACAGAACAAGCTTGTCCGTGGACTTTCCTTCGGCGCAATCAAATAGGAGCAACCAATGGCATCGATCACCTACACCAACGCGACCTGCATTTACGAGGGCTCGGACAAGCTCGCGGTCGACTCGCTCAACCTCGACATCCAAGATGGCGAGTTCGTCGTTCTGGTCGGACCGTCTGGCTCCGGAAAGAGCACGGCGCTGCGCATGCTGGCCGGGCTCGAGGACATCGACGAGGGAACCATCGCGATCGGCGGCAAGAACATGGTCGGCGTGCCGTCCAAGGACCGCGACATCGCGATGGTGTTCCAGAATTACGCGCTGTACCCGAACAAGACGGTCGCGGAGAACATGGGTTTCGCGTTGAAGTTGCGCGGCGTCTCCGCTGAGCAGCGACGCAAGAAGGTCGAAGAGGCAGCCAAGATCCTCGACCTCACCGAGTTCCTGGACCGCAAGCCCGCCAAGCTTTCCGGTGGCCAGCGGCAGCGTGTCGCGATGGGCCGCGCGATTGTGCGCGAGCCACAGGTGTTCTGCATGGACGAGCCGCTGAGCAACCTCGACGCCAAGCTGCGCGTGCAGACCCGCACCCAGATCGCGGCGCTGCAAAGGCGTCTCGGCACCACAACCGTCTACGTGACCCACGACCAGGTCGAGGCGATGACGATGGGCGACCGGGTTGCGGTGCTGCGGTTCGGCAAGCTGCAGCAGTTCGCCTCCCCGAACGAGCTGTACGATCGTCCGGCCAACGCGTTCGTCGCGGGCTTCATCGGATCGCCTGCCATGAATCTCGTGACGCTGCCCGTCGCGCCCGACGGGGTCAAGATCGGTGACTCCACACTGGAATTGGAGCGCGCCGAGATCGGCAAGATCAGCGAGGCAGGGCTGTCCGAGGTCACCATCGGCATCCGGCCCGAACAGTTCGAGCTCACCGACTCCGGCGGTGTCGACGTCGTCGTCGACCTCGTCGAGGATCTCGGTAGCGAGGCGTACGTCTACACGCACGCGGGATCCGGCGTCGAACTGGTCGCGCGGTGCAACCCGCGCACCGCGCCCAAGCTCGCCGACTCGGTCAAACTGCGCAAGCATCCCGACGGAGTGGTGCACCTGTTCCACCCGCAGTCGGGTGAGCGTCTGAATTAGCATGAGA
It encodes the following:
- a CDS encoding carbohydrate ABC transporter permease; translation: MTSSSLTADLNADTSQDAVAERVRKIREAQGVGVSRAEGWRRRGPLLPALIFMIVVTQIPFLFTLYYSTLSWNLVRPGSRQFVGLNNYIAVAKDSQFWTVAFNTVVLIVGVVLISAFLGLLLALLLDRAFLGRGIVRTLLITPFLVTPVAAALIWKTTILDPTNGILNWVLSLVGIGPVDWIGQFPLTMVMVELIWQWTPFMMLLILAGLQSMPRDILEAGRVDGAGAFQLFRELTLPHLRRFIELGVVLGAIYLVNTFDAIYMMTQGGPGIASANLPFYIYQRAFLGFDMGQAAAYAVVVVIFTMVIASFALRLIFKSFSGKEEAA
- a CDS encoding ABC transporter ATP-binding protein, with product MASITYTNATCIYEGSDKLAVDSLNLDIQDGEFVVLVGPSGSGKSTALRMLAGLEDIDEGTIAIGGKNMVGVPSKDRDIAMVFQNYALYPNKTVAENMGFALKLRGVSAEQRRKKVEEAAKILDLTEFLDRKPAKLSGGQRQRVAMGRAIVREPQVFCMDEPLSNLDAKLRVQTRTQIAALQRRLGTTTVYVTHDQVEAMTMGDRVAVLRFGKLQQFASPNELYDRPANAFVAGFIGSPAMNLVTLPVAPDGVKIGDSTLELERAEIGKISEAGLSEVTIGIRPEQFELTDSGGVDVVVDLVEDLGSEAYVYTHAGSGVELVARCNPRTAPKLADSVKLRKHPDGVVHLFHPQSGERLN
- a CDS encoding carbohydrate ABC transporter permease, whose amino-acid sequence is MTTTTEKSTAVEDSAVAPKKKSRKFDAWGAVAWLVGLGFFFPVFWMVLTSFKQEGDAATSPPTLFFTPTLDQYGKVFDQGIGPAMLNSVWATAISTLLVLLLGTPAAFALSLRPVRKTQDALFFFMSTKMLPIVAAILPLYVIVSNIGLLDNIWALVILYTSMNLPIAVWMMRSFFLEVPGELLEAASLDGASLWRSVREVILPLVSPGIAATALICVIFAWNEFFFAVNLTAVNAQTMPVYLVGFIAGEGQYWAVLSAAATMAALPVILCGWFAQNKLVRGLSFGAIK
- a CDS encoding ABC transporter substrate-binding protein — its product is MVKALKRLAAMAATASLTLTAGCAGAGSLGASENQVTIALVSNSQMTDAQKLSTEFERENPGTKLKFITLSENQARAKITMSTAMGGSEFDVVMISNFETPQWAKDGWLMNLSEFAKNTPGYDQDDFIPSLRESLSYEGNMYAVPFYGESSFLMYRKDLFEQAGIKVNPDPDYQPQWQEVAEWARTIKEKNAADAGICLRGKPGWGEVLAPLDTVINTFGGRWFDEQWNAQLDSPEVSKAVNFYVDLINDAGELGASSTGFQECANLFGQGQTAMWYDATSAVSVLEDPQTYPDLVGKIGYLPAPIVEKPDSGWLYTWALGIPKHAKNPEGAWKFISWMTSKDYMKLVGEKLGWARVPPGSRTSTYTDLPEYEAISQSYGPLTLRSIENATPNKPTVQPVPYTGVQFVGIPEFQDLGTRVSQQISAAIAGQKSVDDALSQAQEYAEVVGRTYQEK